The following is a genomic window from Neisseria zalophi.
CGGTTTGATTGCCGATCATTACGGCGCTTTAAAAAATATTACACCGGGTGGTTTTTCACGAACGGAACAGGCAGGCAAAAGCAATGATTTGGAGCTGCCCTCTACCAGCCATTTGGTGATTGTGGATAAAGAAGGTAATGTGGTTTCCATGACGACATCTATTGAAAATGCTTTTGGTTCGACCCTAATGGCCAATGGTTATCTTCTGAATAACGAATTAACCGATTTTTCGTTTACGCCGGTTGACGAAGAAGGTAGGATTATTGCCAACAGCGTGGCAGGCGGCAAACGGCCGCGTTCTTCCATGTCACCGACTATTGTTCTGAAAAATGGTGAACCTTATCTAGCGCTCGGTTCCCCCGGCGGCAGCCGTATTATCGGCTATGTGGCTAAAACTCTGATGGCACATCTTGATTGGGGTATGGATATCCAGCAGGCAATTTATTATCCAAACTTTTTGAATCGCACCGGTGTTTATGAACTTGAAGAAAATACTTCCGTTGCGACCAAGGCTCCTACTTTGGAAAGGTTGGGCTATCAGGTACAGGTACGCGATTTAAATTCAGGTGTACAGGGCATCGTTATCACACAAGAAGGCTTGGAAGGCGGGGCGGATCCGCGTCGGGAAGGCAAAGTGATGGGGGATTAAAATGATTTGGTAGAATGATTGAAGGCTGTCTGAAAATTTCAGACGGCCTTTTTATTAGAATAAGTTATGCGACATTCGGTAAACCATGAAATGCTGCCGGTAGGTCTTTATCGTTTGGAAATTCCACCCATTCATAAGCAGTTTCATCAGCCAAAATAGCGCGTAATAAAGCATTGTTAATGGCATGACCGGATTTATAGCCTTCGAAAGCGCCGATAATCGGATGGCCTAAAATATATAAATCGCCAATGGCATCTAAAATTTTATGGCGCACAAATTCATCCGGATAGCGCAAACCTTCGGGGTTTAAAACATCGGTATCGTCGATCACAATGGCATTGGAAAGATTGCCGCCCAAGCCAAGATTGTGGGAACGCATCAGCTCAACTTCCTGCATAAAACCAAATGTGCGGGCACGGGCGATTTCGTCGATATAGGATTTACCGGCAAAATCAATTTCAAAAGTCGGATTGCTGCGGTTGAATACCGGATGGTCGAATTCAATTGTTAAGGTTACTTTAAAGCCATTATAAGGCGTGAAGCGTACCCATTTTCCGGTTTCTTTGATTTCTACGGTTTTTAAAACTTTCAAAAAGCGTTTTTGTGCCTTTTGATCGATAATACCGGCATCTTGCAGCAGAT
Proteins encoded in this region:
- the lpxC gene encoding UDP-3-O-acyl-N-acetylglucosamine deacetylase, which translates into the protein MLQRTLAKSIHVTGVGLHSGERVALTLHPAAENSGISFRRTDLVGEQNDVIPLTPYLINDTRLSSTIVTENGVRVGTIEHIMSALAAYGVDNVLIELNAPEIPIMDGSSLPFIYLLQDAGIIDQKAQKRFLKVLKTVEIKETGKWVRFTPYNGFKVTLTIEFDHPVFNRSNPTFEIDFAGKSYIDEIARARTFGFMQEVELMRSHNLGLGGNLSNAIVIDDTDVLNPEGLRYPDEFVRHKILDAIGDLYILGHPIIGAFEGYKSGHAINNALLRAILADETAYEWVEFPNDKDLPAAFHGLPNVA